GATCGACAGCCAGGGCCGCCCAGCGCTGGTGCCCGAGCTGCTGCTGGAGGACGAGGAGGCCAGGGCCGAGTGGGCCATCGGCGAGGAGATCCGCCACAGCATCAAGGCCCGCCAGCAGCGCTAGGCAGCGCCACAGCACAAGACGAGGGCGGGCGCGGCACATATGCCGCGCCCGCCCTATGCTGCCTCGACGGTCGCTATCGCTCGCCCTTTGGCTCTAGGGTATCGCCCAGCAGCGCGCCGGTGAGCACGCCGCCCAGGAATGCGGCCACCGGGCGCGGCGGGCCAGCCAGCCACGCGATGATCAGGGCGGGAATAAGGTTTGTCAGATTCACGCGCACGCCCACCACGCTGCTGCCCTGGTACGAGGCCCGCACCAGGCCCATCGAGGCCGTATCGGGGGACTGCTGGGGGCTGCGGATGAACTCGCCGACGTAGGTTCCAACCAGTGCGGCACCCGCCACCACCACCAGCCGCGTCAGCATACCTTGCACTGCCATAGGCTCCTCGCTCTCTGCCGCTTCAAGAACTTCTTCCACGCCATTTGCAAGACCTGTGCCATTTCGGGGCTAGCCCTCGTCGAACATCGAGCGCTGCGCCATCAGCTGGTCGCTGGCCCAGCGCATGGGCTGGCGGCGCGGCATGGCCTTCACGCTCACGCCGCGCACGCCCGCCAGGGCCAGCACGCCCGCCACCGCCTGCTCGGCGATGCCAGGCGAGTTGGCCTGCTCGGAAAGGTGGGCCAGCCATGCGGTGCGCCGCCGCCCATCGCTGGCCACGCGGGCCAGCAGCTGCCCCGCGTCGATATTGTCTAGGTGGCCCAGCCTGCCGAAGATGCGCTGCTTGACCGGCCATGTGTAGGGCGCGATGCGCAGCCGCTCGCGGTCGTGGTTGGCCTCTAGCACCACCATGTCGGCGGGGGCCAGGGCCGCCGCCACCGCATCATCCCAGCAGCCCAGGTCGATGGCCACGCCCACGCAGCCCTCATCGGCGCGCAGGGTGTAGCCCACCGGCGCGGCGGCGTCGTGGCACACCGCGAAGCTCTGCACCAGGCAGTCGCCCAGTGCCGCAGCGCCGCCCACCGCCAGCTCGGCGGTGCGCACGCCCGCCAGCGCGGGGCCGAGCGCGGCCAGAGTCGGGCCGTTGGCCACCACCGTCAGGCCGTGGCGGCGCGCGAATGGCCCGGCGCAGTGGGTGTGGTCGCCGTGCTCGTGGGTCAGCAGGATGGCCGTCAGGTCGGCGGGGCGCAGTCCCTCGTGGGCCAGGTGGCGCTCCAGGGTGCGCTGCGCGATGCCGCAGTCCACCAGCAGAGCCGCGCCTGGCGTGCGCACCAGCAGCGCGTTGCCGCTGCTGCCCGAGGCGAAGGATGTGACATAGATCGTCATACGGCTAGGCCCGCAGCGCATCCAGGGCGCGCCGCAGATCGGCCAGAATATCGCCCGCATCCTCGATCCCCACCGAGAAGCGCACCATCCCATCGCTGATGCCGCGCTCGGCGCGCTGCTCGGGCGAGAGGTCGCGGTGCGAGGACATCATCGGCACGCTCACCAGGGTGTAGATATCGCCCAGGCTGGTGGCCGGCAGCACCAGCCGCAGCGCGTTCACGGCGCGAAACACCTGCTCGCGCCCGCCCTCGGCCAGCTCCACCGTCACCATCGCGCCGAACAGGCCGCCGAACACATCCGCCGCCAGCGCGTGCTGCGGGTGGCTGGCTAGGCCGGGGTAGAACACCCTCCCAACCTCGGGCTGCTCGGCCAGCCACGCCGCCACCTGGGCCGCGTTGGCGTTCTGCTGGCGCACGCGCAGCGCCAGCGTCTTCAGGCCGCGCAGCAGCGTAAATGCCTCGTGCGGGCCGAGCACCGCGCCCAGCAGCTTGCTGTAGCGCGCGAGCGAGCTGGCCACCAGCGGGGCGCGGGCCACCGCCACGCCGCCCATGGCGTCGCCGTGGCCGCCGATGTACTTGGTGGCGCTATGCACCACCAGATCGGCCCCCAGCAGCAGCGGGCGCTGCAGGATGGGCGTGGTCATCGTGCTATCCACCACCATGCGCGCGCCCGCCGCCTTGGCGCGCTGGGCCAGCGCGGCGATATCCACCACCTTCAGCAGGGGGTTCGAGATCTGCTCGACCAGCAGCACCTGAGGCGCGTGCCGCTCGATCGCGGCATCCACAGCGGCCAGATCGCACATGTCTACGAAGTGAACCTGCGCGCCCTGGTCGGCGAAGAAGCTCTGCAGCAGGCTGGTGGTCGCACCGTACAGGTCGCGCGCGGCCAGAATGCTGCCCACCTGCGGGCTGGTCTCGCCGCGCGGGGTGCCCGCCGCCAGGATGGCCGCGTGCAGCGCTGCCATGCCCGACCCAAAAGCCACGGCGGCGTGGCCGCCCTCGGCCACCGCCATGGCCCGCTCGAAGGCCTCGACCGTGGGGTTACCGTGGCGGGTGTAGACAAAGCCCTCGCCGCGCTCGAAGCACTCGTCGAGCTGCTCGGCACTGGGGTAGAGGTAGGTGGCGCTCGTGTAGATCGGGGTGGCGGTGGGGGTGGCCTTCGGCTGTCGATCACGCTCGCCCTCGTGCACCAGGCGCGTGGTCAAGTTCCAGCTCGATCGTTCTTCTTGGCTCATAGGGCTACCTCGCTGAGGAATAGGTGTCGGTGCCACGGGTCGGCAAAACAGCGCAGATCGGCAAAAGTATAGCATACGTTCCCCCCACCAACCCCGAAACGAGCGAGCCATTTACCACCAAGGATCCAAGGCACCAAGCGTACAAAACAGACGAATACCATGAAGACACGAAGGCAGCAAAGAAAAAGAACGATAAACCAGAGCAACGTATATCAAGCAAACGTATAATCAAGAGTACCCACAGATCATACAAGAGATTGCTCGATCACCATCGCCGGAAGCTTAATCACCATCGCCGGAAGCTTAATCACCATCGCCGGAAGCTTAATCACCATCGCCGGAAGCTTAATCACCATCGCCGGAAGCTTAATCACCATCGCCGGAAGCTTAATCACCATGTCTTTTGTCTAAAGAACACATCCCGCAGATCAAAACCTACATGCACTATCGCTCAATTAAAAAAAGCGGGGGCCAAATCTACCACCCGGCCCGTGCGGCGAAGGTGTTACGTATGTTTTGATGGCCATAGGCACGAACACCAGCCGCCAGCGATCAGCATAGGAACGCTCAACATTGGGGGGTTCGGAGGAGGCGATGCCCTCACATGGTGTCACTTGCTCTGGCGGAGCATTCGGATGCGGCACATGACGAGAGAACGCGTGCCAGGCCATGCACCGCATGGAAGATTCTCGATCTCACCCACCCGGCCCATGCGGCGAAGGTGCCGCTCGTGCACACTGGCCATATGCACGAACACCAGATGCCTGATTTCGGCATAGGAATGCTACAAATTGGGGGTTTCGAAGGGGGCAACGCCCCCTCGCGGGGTTCCTAGGGGCTGGCCCCGAGGCGCTGCCCGCGCAGGGCACACACCAACCAAACATCGACCAATGCCATCGCTGAAGGAAAAAACGCCCAGCGCCGACGGGAAAAGTGACACCTGTTGAGGGGCATCGCCCCATCGCGGGGTTGCTAGGGGCTGGCCCCTAGCCGCTGCCCGCGCAGGGCATCCACCCACCAACCATGAGGAACCATCATGATCGAGGCCGCAGCAGGTCGGCCCGATACGGAAACGCCTTCGAGAAATAACACCATGTGAGGGGCTAGCCCCGGTGCGCCGCTTTACCGCCAAAACAGCAAAAGGCACCCCCAAATAATCGGATAGTGAAGAAACCGCTACCCCACGTTGACAGCACCATAGCGCGGCGCTACAATGGCCCGCACGATGGCGTACACAGATAAGGAGCGTAGATGAAGCTACACGAATATCAGGCGCGCGACATCCTCGCCCGCTATAAGATCCCGGTGACTGGCGGCGGCGTAGCCTCTACGCCTCAGGAAGCGCGCGCCCTGGCCGAGCAGATCGGCGGGCGTGTGGTTGTGAAGGCGCAGGTGTTTGTGGGCGGGCGCGGCAAGGCGGGCGGCGTGAAGCTGGCCGACACCCCCGAGCAGGCCGAGCAGGTGGCGGGCCAGATCCTTGGCATGGACATCAAGGGCCTCACCGTCGAGAAGGTGCTCGTCGCCGAAGCGATCAGCTACGAGAAGGAGATCTACCTTGGCGTGATCATGGACCGCGCCAAGAAGAAGATCATCGTGATGGCCTCATCCGAGGGCGGCGTAGAGATCGAGCAGGTCGCCAAGACCAACCCCGACGCGATCGTGAAGATCGAGGCCGAGCCGATGCTGGGCCTGCAGAGCTTCCAGGCGCTCCAGCTGGCCTTCGGCATCGGCCTGACCGACGGCAAGCAGGCCCGCCAGTTCGCCCAGATCGCCTCGGCGCTCTACAAGGCCTACATGGAGACCGACGCCACCCTGGCCGAGATCAACCCGCTGGTGGTGCTGCCCGACGGCAAGCTCCAGGCCCTCGACTCCAAGATCGTGCTCGATGACTCCGCGCTGTTCCGCCACCCCGATCTGGAGGCCATCCGCGACGCATCCGACGAGCCGCTGGCCGAGCAGCACGCCCGCGAGGCGGGCATCACCTTCATCAAGCTCGATGGCGACATCGGCTGCATGGTGAACGGCGCGGGCCTCGCCATGGCCACCATGGACGTGGTGAAGCTCTACGGCGGCGAGCCGGCCAACTTCCTCGACATCGGCGGCGGCGCAGGCAAGGACAAGGTGAAGGCCGCGCTGCAGATCATCCTCTCCGACCCCAACGTCAAGGCCGTGATGTTCAACATTTTCGGCGGCATCACCCGCGTGGATGAGGTGGCCCGCGGCATCATCGCCGCGCTGGACGAGGTGGACACCGACGTGCCCATGATCGCCCGCCTGGTGGGCACCAACGCCGAGGCAGGCCGCGCCCTGCTGGCCGAGTCCAAGCTCATTGCCGCCGAGACCCTGGCCGACGCCGCCCAGAAGGCGGTGGCGGCGGCGCAGGCCCGCGCCTAGCACGCCATCGAATAGCACAAAGGCCCCAAGACACAGCGGTAGTTTGCTGTATCTCGGGGCCTTTGTGTAGCCGCTAGGCGTCGATCTCGGCCAGAAAGCCCTCAAGCATCCGCAGCTCGTCGCGGTCGCCCGCTGCTTCCAGCAGGCGCTGGGCCTGGGTGCGGCAGATACTACGCTGCTGGGCCAGCGCATCCTCGCCCATGCGCGCCGCCCACTCCATGTCGCGCCGCAGCAGCGCGATCTGCAGCTCGGCCTCGGTGTAGCGCAGCGACACGGCGGGCAGCTTCTCGATCTTGGCCTCGGGGTACTGCGTGTTGGCCACCAGTGCCAGCGGGTCGATCTTGAAAAGGCCCGCCAGCAGCACCACTGTGCGCT
The sequence above is a segment of the Chloroflexia bacterium SDU3-3 genome. Coding sequences within it:
- a CDS encoding helix-turn-helix transcriptional regulator, which gives rise to MGRHEPPETLGQRIARLRSQCGWTQQQLAERIAASRVAVSHFEMGMAQPSERTVVLLAGLFKIDPLALVANTQYPEAKIEKLPAVSLRYTEAELQIALLRRDMEWAARMGEDALAQQRSICRTQAQRLLEAAGDRDELRMLEGFLAEIDA
- a CDS encoding MBL fold metallo-hydrolase, whose amino-acid sequence is MTIYVTSFASGSSGNALLVRTPGAALLVDCGIAQRTLERHLAHEGLRPADLTAILLTHEHGDHTHCAGPFARRHGLTVVANGPTLAALGPALAGVRTAELAVGGAAALGDCLVQSFAVCHDAAAPVGYTLRADEGCVGVAIDLGCWDDAVAAALAPADMVVLEANHDRERLRIAPYTWPVKQRIFGRLGHLDNIDAGQLLARVASDGRRRTAWLAHLSEQANSPGIAEQAVAGVLALAGVRGVSVKAMPRRQPMRWASDQLMAQRSMFDEG
- a CDS encoding PLP-dependent transferase — its product is MSQEERSSWNLTTRLVHEGERDRQPKATPTATPIYTSATYLYPSAEQLDECFERGEGFVYTRHGNPTVEAFERAMAVAEGGHAAVAFGSGMAALHAAILAAGTPRGETSPQVGSILAARDLYGATTSLLQSFFADQGAQVHFVDMCDLAAVDAAIERHAPQVLLVEQISNPLLKVVDIAALAQRAKAAGARMVVDSTMTTPILQRPLLLGADLVVHSATKYIGGHGDAMGGVAVARAPLVASSLARYSKLLGAVLGPHEAFTLLRGLKTLALRVRQQNANAAQVAAWLAEQPEVGRVFYPGLASHPQHALAADVFGGLFGAMVTVELAEGGREQVFRAVNALRLVLPATSLGDIYTLVSVPMMSSHRDLSPEQRAERGISDGMVRFSVGIEDAGDILADLRRALDALRA
- the sucC gene encoding ADP-forming succinate--CoA ligase subunit beta, which codes for MKLHEYQARDILARYKIPVTGGGVASTPQEARALAEQIGGRVVVKAQVFVGGRGKAGGVKLADTPEQAEQVAGQILGMDIKGLTVEKVLVAEAISYEKEIYLGVIMDRAKKKIIVMASSEGGVEIEQVAKTNPDAIVKIEAEPMLGLQSFQALQLAFGIGLTDGKQARQFAQIASALYKAYMETDATLAEINPLVVLPDGKLQALDSKIVLDDSALFRHPDLEAIRDASDEPLAEQHAREAGITFIKLDGDIGCMVNGAGLAMATMDVVKLYGGEPANFLDIGGGAGKDKVKAALQIILSDPNVKAVMFNIFGGITRVDEVARGIIAALDEVDTDVPMIARLVGTNAEAGRALLAESKLIAAETLADAAQKAVAAAQARA